In one window of Henckelia pumila isolate YLH828 chromosome 1, ASM3356847v2, whole genome shotgun sequence DNA:
- the LOC140871238 gene encoding uncharacterized protein, translating to MENFEISEESNLPPDPIISFGPEDLRGVVAPHNDALVVTVTIANYDVARIFVDSGSSVNVLFKGTLDQMKMEGFELEPISTPLYGFTGHAIRPLGQIFLPVSMGNDPRRVTKMVSFTVVDAPSSYNGILGRPAMKDFRAVASTYHQKLKFPVGREVGMLRRDHKVARRCYDGVVREEGKKTRVEVSMIRRGGAMLTVARREVQTLEEEEPEVVELGVSGEKLKIAADLEIEAKEKLIICLKANLDVFAWSVQELRGIKPAVMEHKLNLLSGVRPVKQKKRHFGPDKDKVIKEEIGELLWAGHIREVQFSTWLSNVVLVPKSSGRWRMCVDFRDLNKACPKDCYPLPRI from the coding sequence ATGGAGAACTTTGAAATATCTGAGGAGTCGAATTTACCTCCAGATCCCATTATCAGTTTTGGACCCGAAGACCTTCGTGGTGTTGTGGCTCCGCATAATGATGCTTTGGTGGTCACGGTCACAATCGCAAATTATGATGTGGCGAGGATATTTGTTGACAGTGGGAGTTCAGTGAATGTGTTGTTCAAGGGGACGTTGGATCAAATGAAAATGGAAGGATTTGAATTGGAGCCCATCTCAACACCTTTGTATGGATTCACGGGCCATGCTATTCGACCGTTGGGCCAGATTTTCCTCCCAGTATCCATGGGAAATGACCCTCGACGGGTCACCAAGATGGTGAGCTTCACGGTAGTGGATGCTCCTTCCTCATATAATGGGATTTTGGGTCGACCAGCTATGAAAGATTTTAGAGCTGTGGCTTCTACATATCATCAAAAGCTTAAGTTTCCCGTAGGAAGAGAGGTTGGGATGTTGCGTAGGGATCATAAAGTGGCACGCCGATGTTATGATGGAGTGGTGCGCGAAGAAGGAAAAAAGACACGGGTGGAAGTCAGCATGATACGGAGGGGTGGGGCTATGTTAACAGTAGCTAGGAGAGAGGTTCAAACCCTGGAAGAGGAGGAACCTGAAGTAGTGGAACTGGGGGTTAGCGGAGAGAAGCTTAAGATTGCTGCTGATTTGGAAATAGAGGCCAAGGAAAAACTCATTATTTGCTTGAAGGCTAACCTTGATGTATTCGCTTGGTCGGTTCAAGAGCTTAGAGGTATAAAACCAGCGGTTATGGAGCATAAGTTAAATCTCTTATCCGGAGTTCGGCCTGTAAAGCAAAAGAAGAGGCATTTCGGACCCGACAAGGATAAAGTGATAAAGGAGGAAATAGGAGAATTGCTTTGGGCTGGGCACATTCGAGAGGTGCAATTTTCTACTTGGCTATCGAATGTTGTTTTAGTGCCCAAGAGCTCGGGTAGATGGAGGATGTGTGTGGATTTTAGGGACCTCAATAAGGCATGTCCAAAAGATTGTTATCCGTTGCCTCGAATATAA